The genomic stretch ATGAGTCTAATGAAAATGAGTATATGCCTGAATCCTTCACGCTTGTATTGTGTCTTGATCTGAAAAGGGAAATGACATTTAACTCACAACAGCCACAATAGCCCAGGCCAGAAGCAGACAGCTGCACTAAACAAAAACCTCTCTACAACAATGGAGCCATAAATAACCTTGAAAAACCTGCACAAGTCACCCTGGGACAactttgctgttttaaaggGAAAGGGTGGTCATATCACATATTAAAGTTGActgtttactgcactttgtacgAAAATAACTCATTAATAAAAACTATTCACTGCATTATTTTGTAAAGCATCCTCACATGACTTTTATTCCCTAAATCATTAGCAGTCTATATggattacatttttgtaatcaATCCACCTATTTAACTATACATAATATTCCAAATCtgatctgaaaaaaatattcatattttcatctcatttttgtgttttccattttctggGCAGTTTTACTTGATTAGTTGATCATAATTAAATCCTTGTAGGTTAAAACCTCTTCAGCAACTACAGTCCAGTTTAGGATATAAATAATGTCTTCAGGCAAACACAGAcccatacacaaacatgcataccCACCTTGAGGAGAAACTGTGGGTCACATTCAGAAATGTCCTTTGCCAAGTTTATGATTCTGGTCCAAATGCTGTTCTCTGAGTCCCAGTCCTTCTGGCCTGGAGCCGTATTCTTATTGACCAGGGAGCAGCACACTGCATTCAGCAGGAGATACTAtagcacagacagaaagacacagaagtTAAGGTCACTTTAGTTAATACACAGAATAAGCAATAAGGAACAAAATTTATAAAGAGTAATAGCCaaattgaaaatttaaaaaaaacacaaaaaacagttaaacAGTGTAAAATAGTTCTTCATACCTTTTTATTCTTAATCTCCTCTTcaatctgttcattttctctATCTAACTCAGCAAATTCTTCTTGTCTGATGACCATAGTTTGTTCAAGTTCCTGGTTGACTAGCTCTGTTTCCAGGATAGGTAATTTCATAGGGGAGCAACCATCCTCTGCCTGCTCCTCCTTTTCAGACAGAACATCCTGTTCCTCAGAAtgctgcacatgcacaaaaagtcaaattaaaacagTATTATTGTCAAATCTGAGGCATCAAAACATTGATGTCAAATATGCAAAAGAGGAATGTATAAGCAACTGAGGTAAGACGAGgcaaattatgaaaaaaagcaaatgtaaatatttaatgtacCACACTTGTTTCTTCAAAAGAGGACTGCATTACTTCAGTTATTTCCTCTCTATCTTCATCTCCTCCATCATCTCTTTTCTGTTCTCCACCCAGACCATGATGGAGTAATGAAGGAGGATGAGCAAAGTGACTGAGCAGAGCATCACCAGTCAGGGATGTGGACAGCAGAGATTTATTGTCGACAGAGGGGATCAAGGGAAACGAGAAACATGGTGAATGGCCAGTTAGAAACTTATTCTGGGTGCTGAGGAGTGAAGAATTGAGGGATGGCGATACGGAAGAggtggagagaagagaggatgaGGTGGAGGACAGACTGGAAGGCTGAAGAGAAGAGCATGAGAAAGTTTGTGCTGTAACTGTTGTGCAGGGCTGGGGCTTCAGCATGGACGTTGGAGTTAAGAACTTATTCTCCAGACATGGAGGAAcatagttagaaaacaagctTCTCCCACATGTGGCCTGCTGCTGATCTCCTTGGGTCATGTTTACCTGCTGCAACGTCAGCGACTTCAtcgctgtttaaaaaaaaacaacaacacacacacacaaaaaaaagtgttaatCGATCAAAGGTCATTGTGAGATTGAGCCTCTCAACTGAATCACACGCTACAATAGCTATTGAGATAAGCAGTTCACCAGCATTCCTTCCACTGTTTAAACAAGTACTGCAAACTTGTATCTAAGGGTGTGTTGCACCCTTGAAAGCATCTAAAAGACACAGCTCAGCAGATCTTTTCAGAGTTTAACTAAACACCAGACGCATCATTATGTATATGGTATatgcaaagaaataaatataaaatgaaaatcagaaaTTCTCTATACGGCAATACAGTTCAGTCAAATACTGGTCGAATGTGGGTAATGAAACATGAAGAACAGGCCTTGTTGACTTTtagactgaaaagaaaaaggaaaaaaaagcaacctGGAGATGTCATTTTGAGGAGAATTATAACTACCAGagacaaaatatttaatcaatCATAAAGAACCGAATCCTGActcaataacaaaaaaataattaactgaAAGCCCCTTTTACTTGGTATCAAATAATCAATAACATATACACATACGCTACTACTGTGTGGAGCAAAATCAGCCATTtaactatgaaaataaaagtcataCCTCTACAATACTATAATGACAGCCCCCACATTGAACTACCATGGCTAAGATAACACTCAGCATGAGCCAGGGTGTTTTCTACAACCCTATTTCTTTCTAATGACTCAAGAGTTTGCATAGGTGTGGTGTTAGCTATGGAGCAAACCACACAGAAAACCCTCCACAACACCCACAATTTAAACCCCACAGGTGAAACACTGATCGAACAAGTGTGTCCTGTGATGGATAGTAATCTCACCGTTTAATAAAGTGCAGTGTTACCATCTGTTTGTGAGTCCTTATGATCAAATTGTGTCTTAGTTTAAAGCAAACTTCCTCgttcagcagctgctggagaGGTCGGCAGGATACAGCTCCCTGATTGGTCAGTTTTTGTCTATTATATACCGTATTAGTACGTTTAGAAGCGCCTATCCTCAAATGTAGGAGATTActcaaaaacatgatttttgttttttaccagCATTCAGTAAAAAAAGCCACATTCAGTAATGTGTTAGTACTCCTCCCATAAATACGTAGTAAATAAATTgtgataataataaacaaatatgacTAACAGTCACTAGAAGACTAGAAGAAACTGCAAATCACcaaaaaagtgcaataaactATTATATTTTCTGAATTACAGAACGGTTTCaaaactgaacacacctggATTTCTTTGCAGCAAAGTCACCATTGACATGATTACTGATGCTGATGACAGCAAGTCCACTGAGATGCTCTTGGGGCATGGTAGACCTCAAATTCGTTTTAATCAGCTTCAGCTTTGAAAAGCTTCTATCTGCAGCTGCCACAGTCACCGGGATCACACTTATCCTCAGTGCCACCCACATGTTTGTAAAGATTTTCATGCAGGTATTGAAGAATCTCCATGGTGGTCATGTTGGTTGCTGGTAAGTTTGGGAAActtctcatttcatctcatttttatCCCATGGTCTGACCTCACTGTTACTTAAAGAAGTAATAAATAGTTAACTTGTGATTGTTACCTCTATATTGGtctttttttctgctcctcttcttcctgtctaattttcttgtttcattcattttttacacAGGATAGTTTTAAGTGAACATGAGCGGTAAAACTAATATGTGTAGTAACTGTGTGTGCCCTGtattaataaatgtattatgGTAATGTATTATAATCATGTCATGATCCAGAAAGGCTTTTAATCAGTCTAAAATCACGttgtcaaatcaaataaaactatGCCCCCAGTCATTTTGGGCCCCAGGCAACCTATGCCAGGGGCCAGCCCTGTTCCCCCTTGCCCTGTCAGAGGCCCAGTGGCTTCTACTAAAGAAGTTTGATAACTTAGTCAAGAAAAACATGAGGCCAAATCAAACATCTACAGTAACGTTTTTCTAGAAAAGTTGACCGgttgccttttttcttcttaGTATTCCCCTGAAAAataagtttcagttttttttaggtTGCATCTAACCTCAGAGGTAAGTTGTTATGTTTCCTGAATAGATAATTTTATTGTTTGAGAGTTGAATTATAACCTAAACTCAATAGGCGAGATGGTGACGTTACCGTAACTGTGTCTGTAGGCTTCAAAAGAGGAAGCGAAAATGCTTCATTTCCGCTGCCGCAGCGAGAACGGGGACGATAGAAGACCGAGAAAATGTGGACAGAGAGGGCACATTAAGGCCGGACAAGGCGCGTTGAACTACAACTATCGTCTGCGTTGAGCCCGGTCGCCTGGCAGGTGTTATCATTCAAAGTTCCCAGCCGAACATTTGTCAACTTAAGGGTCGTTTCGAGGTGAACTCGGCCCCTTGTTCTCTGGTGGTTCGCCTTGAGGAAGCAGCAGCTCGGTCAGCCAGCTGAATTAGCCCGTTAGAGATGGGGACGAGAGCCAGCCGCCTGCAGGAAGACCCGGTTGCCTCTCCTTTTGGAAAAGACGGCACAAAGCGGGATTCCTACCGGCGGCCCCGCTGCACCAGGCCCACCAGCCTCGTGGTCGATTTCTCGGGAAGCTTCGAGGACACGGAGGCCAACCGGAGCCGATCGGAGGAGGGCAGCGACTCGGACCTGGGGCAGCACGGGGCGAGCGCCGACGGAAGCCCCGCTGATCACCACAGCATCCCCTCGAGCATTAGCCAAGCGTCACCGGCGGACGACAACAACAGCGAGGGGAAACCCGAGGAAGACGGGAACTTAAGCCCAGAGGCTGCCGCCGATCCGGAGCATCAGCCCGGACAGGACACAGGCCGCACGCCCCACCGCACTTTTTCTGAGCGACTGCCCGGGAATCGGCACTCTTCCGCCCGCAACGTCGGTGCAAGGTCCGCCCGGGTTCGGAGCACACACCAGCGGCCAGTGTCCGAGGCTTGGATCGGCCTGTACCGTGTGAACAACCGCCACAGCAGTAAGTGAacataatgataatgatgatagTGATTTTCCTTTTGGAGAACAGCTCATAAATAGGAatatgcttcatttttttaattcaaaaggTACCAGGGATTCATGGCAATATGGGCAAAATGAAATTACGCAATACACCATCGCAATGGCATGAAATTTAGGGTATGACTGTTTCTGCTTTCATAAGGAAACCAATATTTaactggagagagaaaaatgttaGTAATAGCGAGATGTGTTGGCCAAGTGGTAGGTAGGTAAGTAGGGGTATTTCCTGCCAACTTTACTAAgcaatgacagtaaaataaagaaataataagaagaagaattcAGTTCAGAGTAGCTTATAAAGTGCAAAAAGACCAGAAGCCATTAggtctcttattttgaaatttctttcaaaaaaaaaaaaagtccaatgAGAAGTGAAAATGGATTATTTCTGGACTTTACATTCCTGAACAGATCATCTCTTTTCTCGTGCTTGCCTGCTGACTACAATCGTCAGAGACTCTATTGTACGGGGCAGAGCTGTGGCGTAAAACTGAAAGCGATGACATACAAGCGTTCGTGCCCCCCAGGCCTGTACACAGCGGTTGTGAGTGGTCAGTTGACAACAAGTTGCAAGTTGACAACAGTTCAGCAaccaacagtttgtttttttttttttgttcaagtGCAATGAAGTAGGAAGATGAGTTTGCAGAGGAAGTGAAAGTGCATACTTGGTCGGCAACAGATACACAAAGACGTGACAtttcaaaccaaaacacaacacatgtgGTGAGTTTCTCAGGCCAGCCCTCTAGCAAGTGTAGGGAACTGGGTCACAACTTCACATGCCTGCTCACTGCTGGCAGCAGCTCatagatggaggaggaggagaatgtgGAGCAGCAAGGCAGCGTTTCTGCCAGTCTGTCCCATCCACAGATGGCTCAGGCACTGTTTTGCATGATGGCTGCAGTCAAAGAAAGCTTCTGCTATTTTAGTATAATTACACTTGTGATAACATCATTCACACTATTTCAAGGATGACAATACAGCCTTCACACTGGCTGACTGTGGTTCAGTGGGTTCTTTGGCTTGCCAAGTCATCCTGTGTAATCTACATGTCCTAACACAGCACTTGGCTCAGCGTGATGCGCAGATCATCTGTCTTTTATATCTCTGACACGTTAACTTCTGCTCTGTGCAGATATCCGCTGTCCCTTCTGCTCGAAGCCTTTCCCTGGGGGTCGGATTGAGGATCACCTGCTGAGCTGCCTCACGTCTCCTCCCCTGCCTTACAACAGTAAGTATCCCATCGCAGAAATGCTTCAACGGCCATGTTGTGAAAATGCTGGGAACGCTTATGTGCTGCTcggtgtttgtgtttacagcgGACGTGCTCAGTAAAGACAGCGGAGAGTGCTCCATCTGTTTGGAGGATCTGGTTCAGGGAGAGACCATTGCCAGGCTGGCTTGCCTCTGTGTCTACCATAAGAGGTAACAAAGATAACACCGTTCAGAGGAGGGTTTTAAAAGGCAAATTTAGTGCAGTTGGGATTAAAAGCAGTCCAACATGTATTTGGCTGCTTCTGTCATCACAGACGTGGTGACAGATCTACAACTCGTTTAGCAACAAGTTTCGTGagcaaaatgaccacaaagttGTTAAAGAACCACCAGAGTTTATGCATGTTTTAACCCATCTACTATATATGCAAAATGCATCCTCATTTTTAAAGTATGCTGTAAAGTTCAACGCTTTTTTCCTTGTAATTGCCGAACTTGCTGAGACCTGAAATTTGCCACGATTAGGTAATCATCCTAGTTAGGAtccagcagcttttttttttttgcaatgtcaTTATGTGTTCAAGTCAATCAAGCAGTTGTGTACATGAATATCTATTTAAAATCCACACTTGATTTCCACACAATAATATGAACTGGACAAAGACGGTCAGATGGATAAACTGCAGAAAGTTGAAACTGAGGATTCAGACTAAGCTGCATCTAAAATTTGTCTCTGATAAAGCAACGATTCAACATGTCTGTCGTTAATTTCAGTCAGTTTTGTGCCAGTTCACAGGTGTGGCTGTTGCACCGTGTAACTGGCAAGTTCATCCACCCAGTGGAGCAACTGGGATTTGATAAAAAGCCTAGAATTTAGAGCCAAAACAATGACGGAGATGAAAAAAgttattcttttaaaaacaaaattcatgtGAGTTTAGAACCATGAAACATTTCCTAAAGCTCAATGTATCAACTAGTAAATGATTGTCGTTTATGCATGAAATATAGAAATAGTTGCAGACTGTTACTCTGTTCATTGATTAGTTGAGATTGGACTATTGATATTAGCCTATCATTCTGCTCTCACATCTTATCTCTGGTCCTTTTGCATTTAATGAGTCAGCGAGCCCCAAAACCTACTCACACCCTGCTACAGTGATAACGTTTAGTCTGGTTTCACGCTGTCACTAAGTGGATTAAGTGTTGTAGGAGTCACTCCTATCAAAACTCAGTATCAAGGTTTTGACACATTAACATGAGTTAATCAAGATGTAACATGTTGGTGTCCCCTGCCCCCCGTATCTGCTCtttcttcctgcagctgcatTGATTCCTGGTCCAAGGTGAAGCCCTGCTGCCCTGAACATCCCTTCAACTGACTCACGGGTCACATGTATTCTGCACAGTGACCAACCTgactcaggtgtgtgtgtgtgtgtaaggctTACAGTTTGACTGGGACACACTCAGCagtgtccatgtgtttgtgaTAAAAGCCTGTGACATAATAAACCAGAACATACCAAAGTAGCTTATTGCCAATAGTCTCCCAGTGATTAATTCATCGAGCCACAAGGATAGTTGGAATTATCAAACTACAGCATATAAAAAGTGGGTCGACTAAAGAGTGTTGCATGTATGTTAccataaatattaaatgtggtTATTCTTGCCAGTAGTACTGCATATTAACACTGTGGACTAGGGTTGGGTAATATATTGTTGGCTTTCAAGAGAATCCTGTCAGGATGATGCTAAGATACTTTTTGTCTAATAacatttcttctcctctctcacagGAGACTACACTGAATCCCACTAAACTCCgaataaaaatgtgtaattgaACAAACAAAAGCCCACTGTCTCTCTCAGATGCAAACCTGTATTTGAGTGGAGAACGGATAATCCAAAGAGGAAGCTACAGTTAGCAACACTGGGCACACTTCATTTGGATCAGTCCATTTGGTCTTGGTCTCcaacaaaaaatgcaaaataaaaatcattctACATCTGAACTGTGGTAAGGAGCCTTGTTGGAACAGAAGCGGACTTGGCGTGAATCCgcagaacatttaaaaaaaaaagtcaaataattaTCATCCCGGAACTCTGGACCTTGTCCCAGAGACCTTGGACTTGGGgaataacacaaaaaaagttttaactGTGACTTTTGATCCTGTCCTGTGTATTTTTCTCCCTCGCAATGAGATTGGTCATTTCATCAAGTATTTTGCAGAAAGAGTATTGTTCCATGTCACACGGTGGAtgaatgttttctttcctcGGCTCAACCCAAATGAACCAACCTCACACTGAAAGCGTGAACTTGTTACATGGCTTTATTTTGACCTAGCTGGAGGTTGAGGGCTTGTTTTTGGTGAATGGGGACTGCCGTTATTAGGTGTTTTCTATTGCCTGTAAACATTTCAGGGGGAAGTTTGGGGGCTAATTTTTTTCAGAGTAGGTCATCTTCTTGTAGGTGGTTGGTTAGCGCCGAGTTTAATGTGCTGCTACTTGGTGAGTGTTTAGGAAGGTTGTAGGTGTTTCATAGGGGCCATGGTAGCGCTGCACAAATTTCAGCACTTTTGTCCCTGAAGATTGGTCTGGGATAAAGTTGTGTGAGTgcgagtgtgtatgtgagttttGTAAGTGTAGTCACGCTGGCAAACATCCCGTCACATGTGGCATTGGTACGCAACATGGCGGCTCACGTGGTCCTGTCGGTTGAATGCGGTTTGGGTCTGTGGTCCCTCTCGCTGCTGTCCAACTCTCTGGGGTGTAGTCTGAATTTTGGACCAGACCCTGAGCAATAGTTTCACCATCTGGTTACATGAATGCCGGATTGGGGAGGGATATAGGGACTGACGGTTTTGAGGGATGTATTTTTGGGACATGTTTACACCATAAGGcatctgcctctctctccaACACTGGAGGCTATGGACAGCTGATGGGTAATTATTGAATAACTAGCCCCTCACCCTTTCTCCCcttttttttaggattttatCACATTATGTTTATGATTACTGCTAAATGTATTAAAAGCTttcctttgccttttttgtgtgttgattgCCTGGTGAAGGGTTATTGTGCAAGCGGGTATTTGTAGTGTTTTTAGGACTGAATTGACACAGGTTGTGTGCAGCACAGGGAAAACTgggaaagaacaaaaacacaaattgctTTTGCTGCCTGCTCAGAAGGCGAGACAGTTCCATGTGTTTGAGTCTCTTTCCTACTGTGGTATGGATCAGTGTAGAAGTCAGGCTGGTGCACAGGTTTCCTGCTGGCTGGTTTGTTCAGCCcagcctgtttttttcttttctgatccTTGGTGTTCTACAGTCTGAGGTGCTACGATTCATCCTGCCACTAGAGGGCAGCcatgtgcatgttttgttttttttttgtattagaGAATAGAAAAATTATGCCAAATGTCTGCCTGTGCATTGGAGGCATTATGTGAGAGAGTGGAAGACAAGCTGCATTGATGATTAGATGTTACACTTGTGGTTAAGTTATGATATTGTGTATTTTGGCTGGGAGGGGTCGGGGTAGGGTGGAGTATTTGGGCAGGGGTTAGTCATGGTGGTTTGGTTGTCAATTTAAAAACTAAGACAATCTAAACCCCACGTTACTCTCACTTACTTTCTTGCCCCCTCTGAGCTGTGTGGTGCAATACCTCAGTTTTTACCAATGCTAACTAAAAGCTCTGTGTGTAAACTAGCTCCTCTACAACCACGAGTGGTATTTTGTGTAAATGTCTCTTGATCTTTGGTTTTGAATCGCAGGCCACGGATCCCCTGTGTGCCCTGTGCTTTGGGACCTATGTATTAGACAAGAACGTTTTTCAGAGTCACCACAGCAGTATCTGCAACCCCAAGATATGGACAATCTGCCTTTACTCtggtataaaaaataaattgaattttatttattaaattgtaAATATGTAATGCAGTTTAAGAAAATGGCTTGGTCTCTTTGTCTGTTCAATATACTGTTTCTAAGCTCTGATCTTTTGTATGTCCcagaaattgtttttatatgtattttttacaataaatatgtGTGAGatgatttgtctgtttgtgtgttttaaagtgtCAGAGATGCAGTGTGTGATTGCTGGTGCAAACCTAAGGCAGGACACACTGTCTCGAGGAGCCTGGTGTCAAATAgcacatttaaattaaacttaatATTACAACTGCTGTCATTTTTAgccataaacaaacagaaatcaacctcattttctctattttgtcatttttttcaacatatttaCCAATATGCCCTTTTGTATTTATTCTCTTTTGAATTCACATGAATGTCAAATTTCAGTAAGTTATGTTAGTTTACAAGTTTAGTGGTTAGTTTATCAtatgaaaaacactgttttttacaTGTTGCACATCTCATACCCTAATCATGTAATCTGCCACTTAGTTTCTCTTCCTGTGGGTGAGCAAAGACTAAGATGTGATGGGAAATGGTTCAGTTGTCTGGAAACAGGATGTACATCTAACTACTACAAGTTCTGCCTGACCACACAATGTTCAGGTCACACATTTACAGGCACAAATTAGTCCTCAGTAGCTCAACTGATGATTTTGTACCGAGCTGGTAAATATGACCAGTGTGAAATACACTGTcaggcagtggtggaagaagtacaaAGTAAGAGTAGAAATGCCCTTGTGTTAAAATCCTccacacaaaattacaaaaatatcaGCAACAAAATATAACTGAAGTAGTAAAAGTACTGTGTGAAGaatggcacatttcacattaatggTTAATTAATTAAGGTGATATTTGTTaatacattattgtgttcatcaatTTAATGTCGCAGCTTTTAAAGGTGGACTACCTTATATACCTAGTATCTCatatgtactgtgtgtttgtatatagaCTTTCAGATTTTGTCATGGACATGTTGAACAGACATGGGGACCCTGGAAGTCCTTGTACCCCACTTTGACAACATTGAACGCAGTGTGAAGTAATGATGGCGTTTCCAATTTCCACACTGTTAGTTTGAACacaaagggattttttttcatcacattaaCCTCACAGGAAGTGAAATGTTGAACCACAGACTGGTAGAATAAATAACACCTATCACCACAGAAGTGCTTGTTGTGTAGCCTCGGGACTGCTGTTCTCTGACAAGTGTAATCCAGCACAAAAGGTAAGCTCATTCTCTTCAATTTCTGATGCAGTACTAAACTATCATACTGCTTATGTTTATTCTGCCCAAGTTTTATTTACTGCCACTGCAATCTCTACTCCAAtcacaaaaatacagattttaccATTTTCCGCTAGTATATTACTAACAGAATTTGGTCACACATATGTTGTAGTTTTGGGGGTTATTTGTGGAGGATTTGAGATGTCCGGCAGCACAAATCTCGGTGATGGAGACCTTGAaccatcaaaaataaaacacacatttcactgctAAACATTGCCATGGGTACATCAGATTTCTGagtgtgtgatttgtgtgaACTGTctgaaataatatatatatattttttttttaaaaattcccttctcacccctatgggtggtgtgtgtgtgtcttcctcaatcttgggtcctctaccagaggcctgggagtttgagggttcttcgcagtatcttagctgttcgtagcactgcgctcttctggactgagagctctgatgttgttcctgggatctgtgggagccactctcccagtttgggggtcacggCCCCGAGGttgccgattaccacggggaccactgttgcttttaccttccacatcttttctagttcttctttcagcccttggtatttctcaagcttctcatgttccttctttctgatgttgctgtcacttgggattgctacatctaccactatggctttcttctgttgtttgtccaccattactatgtccggttggttagccatcacctgtttgtcggtctgtatctggaagtcccacaggatcttagctcggtcattctccgacacctttggaggcgtgtcccattttgaccttgggacctccagcccatactcggcacagatgttcctgtacactatacCGGCCCCTTTGGTcatggcgttccatgtacgctctacctgctagcatcttacaacctgctgttatgtgctggattgtctctggggcatctttgcacagcctgcacctggggtcctgcctggtgtggtagaccccagcctctatcaatcttgtgctcagggcctgttcttgtgctgctacgatcagtgcctctgtgctgtctttcagtccagctttttccagccactggtaggacttttcgatatcagccacttcttgtatctgtcggtggtacatacaGTGCGGGGGTTTGTCCTGCCAGGATgattcttgctcctcttcctctgtatCGGGCTATATTGGGCTATAtttccatcgcttggggccatcttcctaatgtactttaaatgttaaaagacGCTATTAAGTCCTTTATTTCTAGGACTTTTTTCTCATCTGATATTCTGACATCTACTCTGACATGTCaacaggaaaagcacaggtgtaaataataaaatgaatgatggcttcagtttcagggtcctggtacTGTCATACTGTAACGCCTCATTTTTTATAGGTATTAGTCACACctgagtttttctttctttgataATTTAAAAGTCTGCTGACTCTTTACTTCAACTGAAGGCAGTACTACGCCTTACTGCTGTGTTTCAAGAATAACATGACACAATTTAAGTTTTCCTCACAAGGTCTGCTGCAAGAGACATGTTCCCACAGTCTGT from Mastacembelus armatus chromosome 17, fMasArm1.2, whole genome shotgun sequence encodes the following:
- the LOC113134720 gene encoding E3 ubiquitin-protein ligase ZNRF1 translates to MGTRASRLQEDPVASPFGKDGTKRDSYRRPRCTRPTSLVVDFSGSFEDTEANRSRSEEGSDSDLGQHGASADGSPADHHSIPSSISQASPADDNNSEGKPEEDGNLSPEAAADPEHQPGQDTGRTPHRTFSERLPGNRHSSARNVGARSARVRSTHQRPVSEAWIGLYRVNNRHSNIRCPFCSKPFPGGRIEDHLLSCLTSPPLPYNTDVLSKDSGECSICLEDLVQGETIARLACLCVYHKSCIDSWSKVKPCCPEHPFN